From Phycodurus eques isolate BA_2022a chromosome 20, UOR_Pequ_1.1, whole genome shotgun sequence, a single genomic window includes:
- the spaca4l gene encoding sperm acrosome membrane-associated protein 4, which yields MNRILFHLFAVGVCVAVGHALQCYECKIGFWNLCITKKIMCDKGEHCFTGKGFAAGFVDVTIKGCLAELECNSTKDVNFPSSSNTTIYKMTKTCCNSNLCNAAPEKSGGPLFLATVAALLVANMLV from the exons ATGAACCGAATTCTTTTTCATCTTTTCGCCGTGGGAGTCTGCGTTGCAGTCG GCCATGCTCTGCAGTGCTACGAATGTAAAATTGGCTTCTGGAACCTATGCATCACCAAGAAGATTATGTGTGACAAAGGGGAGCATTGCTTCACCGGCAAAGGCTTTGCAG CTGGCTTCGTGGACGTCACCATAAAGGGTTGCTTAGCGGAGTTAGAGTGCAACTCCACCAAGGATGTGAATTTCCCCTCCAGCAGCAACACGACCATCTACAAGATGACCAAGACGTGCTGCAACAGCAACCTGTGCAACGCCGCGCCCGAAAAATCGGGCGGGCCGCTGTTCCTCGCCACCGTTGCCGCTCTGCTGGTGGCCAACATGCTGGTGTAG